ATGCTAAAAGTTGCAACAATCTTAACATCTGATACTCCTTGATTTTATTTCAAAAGTTGTTATTTTTACTTTTGATAAGAGTATTATATACTAATTTTTACTTAATGTCAATAGTTTTGGTTGTATTTTTTATTAAATGTGTAAAATAAGGTTGTATTTTTAACCAAGTCAAAATTAACTTGGTTAAATTTTAGCTTTTTAGCCAAGACTTTAAGATATCTTTTGCTTTTTTTGCTTCGTCTAGCTCGTTTTTAAGTTTTAAAATTTCAACATACATATTTATAGCGTGTTCCATCGGCTTGCTAATATTGTTCGTGCTTACTGCCGATTTGATAGCACCTTCGCCATATCCTATCAATTCCGCTAACTCCTTATATGTTAGCCCCATTTCCTTACAAAATGCCTTTAACTCATCAGCTGTCATTTTTATCCTTTTATATAAATTTAATAAATTTAAGCTATAATTACTTTGAAATTAAAGGGGCTCCTTGTGCCCCATTTTTTAAATACCTGCTCAATCCACTTTCAAAACATTCTAAAACATCATCACAAAAGCTTTCTAATTTATCAGGGTCAACTCCTATAACAATGTCATTTAATATCGTTGTAATTCGTGGTTTAGCACCTTTTGTTTTTAGTAAATTTTCAAAGTGAAAAGCTCTGTTTCGAATAGTAACCAAAAGCGAATAAACAACTTTTACCTTTTGATAGTTTCTAAACTCGTATTTTTTATTAAATTTAGAATATTTTCTAAAATCAATCTTTGCTAAATCAACTATAAAATTATGAATTTTTTTATCATTTATGACCTTAGCCCAATACCCAAAAGTCTGTTTTGATATAAATTTACTATCATTTAAGCTTAAAATTAAAGCTATTTTATTTCTTGTAACTATCTCTAAAATGCCGAGTTTTGGAGCCAAAATCTGCATAAGTAAAAAGTTATTGATATGAGATTGATTGCTTTTATACTCATTTAATCTATCTTTTGAAAAAAGCATAAGCAAATTTTTGCTTATTTCAAACTCTTTACAAAAGCTTTTTAACTCTTCGCTTGTCATATTTACCCTTTTAATTGTATTTTTTAATGCCCACAATTTTGTGGAGATTAAGATTTAGCGTTTTAAAATTTCTTTTATCCAAGTTTTGAAAAAAATATATAGCTATAACTTAAAATGTCATTACTTATCTTAGAAATTGCACTATCAAGCCCTTTATTTGCTAAAACTTTTAAACTCTCGCCTAAGCTTTTTTGAAAAGTTTTTGGTTTTTGCTTTAAAAGCTCAAGCCCTTTTAAGCTTAAAATCGCACCTGTTACTAAATCAGAATTTGGCATAATAGCATCGTATTTTATAAACTCGCTATCTTTTAGCCATATCAAAGTACCTCGCATTATATTCTCATCCACTTCTAAAAAGTCGCTTTTATAGTAAATTTCACACTTTATAGGAAAACTTTCATAAAGCTTTGTAAGAACTTTGCCAACATATAAATCAAACAACTCAATATTTTGCATCTTTTTCCTTTAAAACAGTGATTTTATCAAAATTTAGCTTAGCCTAGCTTTTAAAACTACACTTTACTTTTTTCTAAAAAATTCTTAATAGCTCTTTCTTCTATCATCCACACACGCCCACCAGGATACTTAAAAGCCTCTAAAGCACCACTTTTTATATACCGTCTTACACTTTCTATACTTACTCTTAATATATCTGCTACTTCATTTACTGTATAAATTCTCATGCTACCCACTCCTTAAGTTTTACTCCACTGCTAAATATCCGCCTACCATCAGCAAAATAAGCCATCTGCTTATCAAGTGTATGAGTTGGTGTGCCCCAAAGCACTCGCCAACTATACCTTAGTGCTATATCATCAAGTAAAGTGTTATAGTAGTCTATCTCACCCTTGCTTACCTTGCTAAAACGCTTTTTTAAATTTACTCGCATCTCTATACGCCTCCACTTTTTAAGAGGTGCTAAAAGTGCTTGTTTATGATAAATACTCTCTTTGCTAAATTTATCATAAATAAGAACTTTTTTTATATCTCCTATGCAGTTATTTGCATATAAAGTTATGCCATTTTTACTATCTCCACACTGGATGATGGTATCATCTTTGCTTATGTTTTTAAGCACATCTTTAAATTTCTCTTTTTTAAGGCTCTCATCATCAGCCTTTATATCCTTAGCTATATCAACCCACCAAGTATTAAAGCGTTTAAGAAAAGCTCTAAGCGTTCTAAGCGTAGCTGGAAGTAGCTCACGACTAGGCTGATAAAGCCCAGCAAAAACTATCATCACATATGATCCATACGCTTTTTTGCGTTTTCTGCACAGCTCATTTAGTTCAGGGCTGTTTTCTATCATGATAAGAGTATTTGTTAAGCTCTTACCATAACGCTTAAAATTTATATAGCGTTTGCGGTAAGGGTGCTTTATACTTCCAGTGAGATTTTCTATACCTTTAAGCCCAAATTTTTTATCAGTGTACTCACATATGCTTTTGTTGCGATTTGTTAGGCGTAGCTTAGTGCTAAGCTCAAGGCGTTTAAGAAAATTTAACGCTCTAGGCTTTTCTATCACAAAACAAAACGCATCAAAGCCTGTATCATAAAGCTTATCTACTAGCAAATCATCACTGCTGTTTTTTAGCTCATCAATACTAGCTAAAATCTCGCTACTTAACTCTTCCATCTCTTATCTTTACTAAATGCTCTAAAACTTCATAACTCTCACACTCTAAACACCTATCTATAGCTAGATCTAAAAGCTTAAGTATCTCTTTGTGTTCGATATTTTTGGTTTTTATCTGCTTTTTAACTCTTGCTTGTTTGATTAAAGCTATGTTTTGCTCTAAGCTTTTAGCTCTATCAAAGCTCATCGCACACTAGCTTACTTTCAAAAAGTGATGCTACTTTGGCACTTTCAAAAAGTATCATTTTCCCATTTGCTTTAGCTCTTACCCACTCATCATATATCCCCTTGCTATCAGTAGTGTGTAAAAGCGTAGGTATAAAGAGTAAATCGCAACTATCAAGAGCCTTAAAGCAAAGCTTCATCACTTCAACTCTAGGCATATCTTTATGCCTACTTCCCCACTCAAGCACAGGGCTAAAAAGCTCACAACTAGAACTAAACAAAGCCCTAGCTCTACTAATGCCTAAAGTAGCTTCACTCTTAACTCTAAGCGTAGTGTAGCCATTTCTTAAAATCGCCTCATACGGCGTTGCTATATAAATTCTCATGCTCTCTCCTTTTTTAACTTACTAACTCTCATCTTTAGTTTTTCACTTAAAAGTGCCATATCTTTTATGGCTAAAGACAACCTAAGCTCTAGCAAGGGGGATTTAAAGTATGGTTACAAGGATGAAAAACAGGTATATTATCCGTTTTTGAATTTCAAAGGCTTACTTTAAAGAAATTTTAAACTGTTTTTGCTTTGCAAAAAACGCTTTGCTAATTTTGTTAAGATCAAAGAGACTTCAAACATAGCATTAATAACTAAAATTTCTAGTATAAATAAATTTCTAAAACAAATTAGAAATTTAATGATGAAAGAGTGTAAAGAGATAAATAAATTTAGTGTAAATAGATGAAAGCTACTTTTTGCTTATTTAAAGCTTGTTAACTGCAAGTAGACGGGGCAAAAGTAATCTTATATTAAGTAAATTTTAGTTTTAAAAGAGATAGTTTTCTACCACATTTCCTAGTAGTGTAGTCTCTTAATGAGCGAAGTAGAAAAGAGTGTAAATTTAGATATAACATCAAATATATGGCAAAGATTTATATCAAGTTTTACTAAAATTCTTGAAAGAAAATCAGCTTAAGTTGTCTTGAACCATTTAATTTTTTAAGGAAATTTATTAGGGTAAAACAAAGACTTACTAAAGTATCAGAATTTAGAAAGTATCAAGTTAAAATCCAACACTTTGCACCAAGCTACAGCCCTAGACACGAACTATTAATATTTTAAAAAATATTAATAGTTTTAGGGGTAAAAAGCAATGGCAAATGCACCAAAAGGATACTTAACAGATAAAGATTAAAGAGTTAAAACCACGCACGATTTGAGCAGTATAAGAAAGCCATAGGAAGCCTTAGAGAGCTTTATATTAACCGCATCAAACACTCTTTTAGCCTTTATCATAAATTCTACTCATACTTACCTAATATTTCATCTTAAATTATAGTAAGTTTGAGTAGATTCTAGTTTCTAATTTTACTATTTTTCCATTAAATTAATAAGTTAAATTTGAAAAATAATATAGAAATTTAGTAAAATCAAATTTAAAGCAAATAAAAGGATTTATACTTTTTTAACTATAAAACTACCACCTAAGTCCAGCTTCAAGCCAGATATTTCGTCCTGGATCGAAAACATCATAAATTTCACTACCAAACACATTTTTATTTACTGCGTATTTTTTATTTAAGATATTATTTATATCTAAATTTGCAAAGAAATTTACATTTTTATTTAAATTTTTAGAATAATTTATCCTCATATCCCATGTCCAAAAAGATGAAATATCAACTTTTTCATATGATATCATTTTTTTATCTCTATTAAATCCTCTGATTAAAGCGCTACTTTTGTCATTATAAGTGATGAAATTTGAGATAGTAAAGTCTGAAATTTTAGTGTTATGACTAAATTTAAGCGAGTTTGGAAAGTAATAATCCACCACAGGCAAATCGCCACTTTTTATAACATCGCCATTATAAAGCACATTTTTATCAATATCTTTATCGGTGTAGTCGTTAAAATTTCTTTTTCTTTTTGTGTGGCTAAATGATAATTCAAAGTTATTTTTTGTGTTTAAAATGA
The sequence above is a segment of the Campylobacter corcagiensis genome. Coding sequences within it:
- a CDS encoding helix-turn-helix domain-containing protein, which translates into the protein MRIYTVNEVADILRVSIESVRRYIKSGALEAFKYPGGRVWMIEERAIKNFLEKSKV